From Pseudoleptotrichia goodfellowii, a single genomic window includes:
- the thrC gene encoding threonine synthase, with product MNYKSTRGGELQSSTFAALHGLANNGGLYIPENLPDIKLSYEDLKDLSYQELSEKIIKLFFTEFSDEEINQAVNNAYNSNTFTNEEIVPLHKLNEKISLGELFHGRTLAFKDLALSLFPYLLLLSKEKQNEKKDILILTATSGDTGKAALEGFKDIDGINIVVFYPKNGVSPMQEEQMRKQKGKNVEIVAVNGNFDDAQSAIKTIFSCGDFKKYAKEHDIMFSSANSINIGRLFPQVIYYISTYVNLVKNGTLKAEEEFNVVVPTGNFGNILAGYIAKKLGIPIRKFISASNKNNVLSDFFQTGTYDKNRDFYMTNSPSMDILLSSNFERYLYYSTGENSERVNELINSLISDGKLSISSEELANIQKEFYGDFADDKATVKAIKDVYNEYKYLMDPHTAVAYAVYEKLDKELDKDIHTVIMSTAHPFKFPVPVAEALGLDKEKDPYEILEEVSSITGIKIPEKLEEVRKSEIRFSKVIDKSEISDFVKEYIKNIK from the coding sequence ATGAATTACAAAAGTACAAGAGGCGGCGAATTGCAATCATCTACTTTTGCTGCATTACATGGACTTGCAAATAACGGGGGACTTTACATTCCGGAAAATCTTCCCGATATAAAATTATCTTATGAAGATTTAAAAGATTTATCTTATCAGGAGCTGTCCGAAAAAATTATTAAACTGTTTTTCACAGAATTTTCCGACGAAGAAATAAATCAGGCTGTAAATAACGCATATAACAGTAATACATTCACGAACGAGGAAATTGTTCCTTTACATAAATTAAATGAAAAAATTAGTCTTGGAGAACTGTTTCACGGAAGAACATTGGCTTTTAAAGACTTGGCTCTTTCACTTTTTCCGTATTTACTGCTTTTAAGCAAAGAAAAACAAAATGAAAAAAAAGATATACTTATTCTTACTGCAACTTCAGGAGATACAGGAAAAGCTGCTTTAGAAGGATTTAAAGATATTGACGGTATAAATATAGTTGTTTTTTATCCTAAAAACGGTGTCAGTCCTATGCAGGAAGAACAAATGAGAAAGCAAAAAGGAAAAAACGTTGAGATTGTTGCTGTAAACGGAAACTTTGACGATGCTCAAAGTGCTATAAAAACTATATTTTCATGTGGTGATTTCAAAAAATATGCGAAAGAACACGATATTATGTTTTCCAGTGCAAATTCCATAAATATCGGAAGACTGTTTCCTCAAGTTATTTACTATATTTCCACATATGTAAATCTTGTTAAAAACGGAACGCTGAAAGCGGAAGAAGAATTTAATGTCGTAGTTCCTACAGGAAATTTCGGTAATATATTGGCTGGATATATTGCTAAAAAATTAGGAATCCCTATAAGAAAATTTATTTCCGCTTCAAATAAAAATAATGTTTTATCCGATTTCTTTCAAACGGGAACTTATGATAAAAACAGGGATTTCTATATGACAAATTCTCCGTCTATGGACATTTTACTTTCTTCAAACTTTGAAAGATATCTGTATTACAGCACAGGGGAAAATTCCGAAAGAGTAAACGAACTTATAAACTCTCTGATTTCTGACGGAAAATTATCGATTTCTTCCGAAGAACTTGCAAATATACAAAAAGAATTTTACGGAGATTTTGCCGATGATAAAGCTACAGTTAAAGCTATAAAAGATGTTTACAATGAATATAAATATCTTATGGATCCCCATACTGCAGTTGCTTACGCTGTGTACGAGAAATTGGATAAAGAACTGGACAAAGATATTCACACTGTTATAATGTCCACGGCTCATCCATTTAAATTTCCTGTTCCTGTTGCTGAAGCTTTAGGATTAGATAAAGAAAAAGATCCGTATGAAATTTTAGAAGAAGTTTCTTCAATTACAGGTATTAAAATCCCTGAAAAGCTTGAAGAAGTAAGAAAATCCGAAATAAGATTCTCAAAAGTAATAGATAAATCCGAAATTTCCGATTTTGTAAAAGAATATATAAAAAACATTAAATAA
- a CDS encoding IS1634 family transposase, whose protein sequence is MFFDDEKALKEDKDFTEYLIKLKTDIENNVENEKRVEDYRKYFDIKVEKENIIAVAKDDIIEKHMKKYGYFSLISNENLEAREILSIYRQKDVAEKAFHNIKDRLDARRLRVSSKPTMDGKIFVTFVSLVMLSYIKNKMSEKELYKKYTTQELLDELDLIESYERGNEKLKLGEVTKKQKEIFKYMDIKFPEELL, encoded by the coding sequence GTGTTTTTTGATGATGAAAAAGCTTTAAAAGAAGATAAAGATTTTACAGAATACCTGATTAAATTAAAAACAGATATAGAAAATAATGTAGAAAATGAAAAAAGAGTCGAAGACTATAGGAAATATTTCGATATTAAAGTTGAAAAAGAAAATATAATTGCTGTAGCAAAAGATGATATTATAGAAAAACATATGAAAAAATATGGTTATTTCAGTTTGATAAGTAATGAAAATCTTGAAGCAAGAGAAATATTAAGTATATATAGACAAAAAGATGTAGCAGAGAAAGCATTTCATAATATAAAAGACCGACTTGATGCAAGAAGATTAAGAGTATCATCAAAACCTACAATGGATGGAAAAATATTTGTAACATTCGTGTCATTAGTAATGCTATCGTATATAAAAAATAAGATGAGTGAAAAAGAATTATATAAGAAATACACAACACAGGAACTTCTTGATGAATTGGACTTGATAGAAAGTTATGAAAGAGGTAATGAAAAACTTAAATTGGGAGAAGTAACAAAGAAACAGAAAGAAATATTTAAATATATGGATATTAAATTTCCTGAAGAATTATTATAG
- a CDS encoding IS1634 family transposase, whose protein sequence is MASLVFLYNKKYNKTYVYESINYWDKSEKKSKSKRKLIGIKDPLTGQIVPTPPSKKKKLEENKAQNDKRKFYGANLLLNLIAKKLGLTSNLKECFPDLYKEILSVAQYLILEKDSPISRYEKWSKIHKTFNRSELTSQRISEMFSEINESGKNNFFKLQAEQLKEDEYWAYDTTSISSYSKAINQMRYGYNKENDTLAQINLAILYGEKSRLPFYYRVLPGNIVDVSTVRRLIKDVQYIGVKKPKLVMDRGFYSKNNIDELMNNKFKFIVGTKSSSKIIKERIEKVKDIKKFTNYIAEYNIYGKKKYLCGTIQTRKIRSIFTCMCFLMMKKL, encoded by the coding sequence ATGGCTTCTTTAGTTTTTCTATATAATAAAAAATACAATAAAACTTATGTTTATGAATCTATTAACTATTGGGATAAATCTGAAAAAAAATCTAAATCTAAAAGAAAATTAATCGGTATTAAGGACCCTCTTACTGGACAAATTGTACCTACTCCACCCTCAAAAAAAAAGAAATTGGAAGAAAATAAAGCTCAAAATGATAAGCGTAAATTTTATGGTGCTAATCTGCTTTTAAATCTTATTGCTAAAAAATTGGGACTGACTTCTAATCTTAAAGAATGTTTTCCTGATTTGTACAAAGAAATTTTATCTGTTGCACAATATCTGATATTAGAAAAAGATAGTCCTATATCAAGATATGAAAAATGGAGTAAAATTCATAAAACATTTAACAGAAGTGAACTAACTTCTCAAAGAATAAGTGAAATGTTTTCAGAAATAAATGAAAGCGGAAAAAACAATTTCTTTAAATTACAGGCTGAACAGTTGAAAGAAGATGAGTATTGGGCTTATGATACAACAAGCATATCATCTTATTCAAAAGCTATTAATCAAATGAGATACGGATATAATAAGGAAAATGATACATTAGCACAAATCAATCTTGCAATTTTGTATGGAGAAAAGTCAAGATTGCCTTTTTACTATAGAGTTTTACCAGGAAACATTGTTGATGTGTCAACAGTTAGAAGATTAATAAAAGATGTTCAGTATATAGGAGTTAAGAAACCTAAATTAGTGATGGATAGAGGATTCTACAGTAAAAACAATATAGATGAACTCATGAATAATAAATTTAAATTTATTGTAGGAACAAAGTCATCATCAAAAATAATAAAAGAAAGAATAGAAAAAGTAAAAGATATTAAGAAATTTACTAATTATATAGCTGAATATAATATATATGGTAAAAAGAAATACTTATGTGGGACGATACAGACAAGGAAAATAAGAAGTATCTTTACTTGTATGTGTTTTTTGATGATGAAAAAGCTTTAA
- a CDS encoding SIMPL domain-containing protein (The SIMPL domain is named for its presence in mouse protein SIMPL (signalling molecule that associates with mouse pelle-like kinase). Bacterial member BP26, from Brucella, was shown to assemble into a channel-like structure, while YggE from E. coli has been associated with resistance to oxidative stress.), which produces MKKVQFIIISTILTFGLIVSGALISNALDKVNKSENQITVKGVAERRIKADRAVVRVILTAKNKNLEDAKKIIAEKETAVNEILTSEKIEEENYDTGNLKIKPNFAGDTDKITDYEITQTISVNLKEVEKIDQIYEKLSELTLTFNNLEVIKPEFYITGIEKYKKDLLIEASKNAESRAFEMLKVNKNKVGEVKSMTQGQFEVLEDREDPKRIDEPAENQMYKKLRSVVTVTYSIDTIK; this is translated from the coding sequence ATGAAAAAAGTGCAATTTATAATAATTTCCACAATACTGACATTCGGTCTTATCGTTTCGGGAGCCTTGATTTCCAATGCATTGGACAAAGTAAATAAAAGTGAAAATCAGATAACTGTAAAAGGTGTTGCGGAAAGAAGAATAAAAGCCGACAGAGCTGTTGTAAGAGTTATACTCACTGCCAAAAATAAAAATCTTGAAGATGCGAAAAAAATTATAGCTGAAAAAGAAACGGCGGTAAATGAAATATTGACCTCCGAAAAAATAGAAGAAGAAAATTATGATACGGGAAATTTGAAGATAAAGCCGAATTTTGCAGGTGATACCGACAAAATAACCGATTATGAAATAACTCAGACAATTTCAGTAAACTTGAAGGAAGTTGAGAAAATAGATCAGATTTATGAAAAATTATCTGAATTGACTTTAACTTTTAATAATTTGGAAGTTATAAAACCTGAGTTTTATATAACAGGAATCGAAAAATATAAAAAAGATTTACTTATAGAAGCATCGAAAAATGCCGAATCAAGAGCTTTTGAAATGCTGAAAGTAAATAAAAACAAGGTTGGAGAAGTGAAATCAATGACGCAGGGACAGTTTGAAGTTCTTGAGGATAGAGAAGATCCCAAACGTATAGATGAACCTGCAGAAAACCAAATGTATAAAAAATTAAGATCGGTCGTAACTGTAACATATTCGATTGACACAATAAAATAA
- the efp gene encoding elongation factor P — protein sequence MKAAMDLRQGSTYRKDGVPYLILRADRHQSTSGKKARAAEMKFKIKDLMSGKVQEITVLSTEMMDDIILDRNQMQFLYESEGEYFFMDQESFEQIALTEEDLGDAVNFLVEEMVIQVLMYEGTPVGVELPNTVVREVTYTEPGLKGDTIGRATKPATISTGYTLQVPLFVVIGDKIKIDTRTGEYMERANG from the coding sequence ATGAAAGCCGCAATGGATTTAAGACAAGGAAGTACATACAGAAAGGACGGAGTACCTTATTTAATATTAAGAGCTGACAGACACCAGTCTACTTCGGGGAAAAAAGCAAGAGCAGCTGAAATGAAATTTAAAATAAAAGATTTGATGTCGGGGAAAGTTCAGGAAATAACAGTTTTATCTACTGAAATGATGGACGATATTATACTGGACAGAAATCAAATGCAGTTTTTATATGAGTCCGAAGGAGAATATTTCTTTATGGATCAGGAATCATTTGAGCAGATTGCATTAACAGAAGAAGATTTGGGAGATGCAGTAAACTTCCTTGTGGAAGAAATGGTAATACAAGTGTTGATGTACGAAGGAACACCGGTAGGAGTTGAATTACCTAATACTGTAGTAAGAGAAGTTACTTATACTGAACCGGGATTAAAAGGAGATACAATAGGAAGGGCTACAAAACCTGCTACAATTTCTACAGGGTACACTTTACAGGTGCCGTTATTTGTAGTAATAGGAGATAAAATCAAAATTGATACAAGAACAGGCGAATACATGGAAAGAGCAAACGGATAA
- a CDS encoding SEL1-like repeat protein has protein sequence MKRSQKEGKNSALKRIMTILVILLMFIQCGAAFMDQEEKNKEYSKLSEIALKYEKKGDFKKAEKYYKMATAYNKYGYYKIAVMYYYNVNRETGIKKMEEAYNIHKVVDAANFLGYKAYEKNDIAGAKKWYTLAAKDGDSDAQYELARIYENEKKFEEAEKWYIEAAENNDSDAMYKVIFLNFLKGNKEKVREWKRRFLGTKGLIGITRSQKTWIDYMTGSEKDEKYFYLSREAENFIDESKYKEAEEKYIEAEKYSERAYFELGAFYYYDVGDKEKGKKVLEEAYNRKLSIAAYALGLIYESEKQPEEAYKWYKIAADEGDSSAQYMVALHYYKKKNLKEAEKYYILSANQKDAEAMYNLMLLYFEDKKDNQNAKKWANKILNDSGLENLTWDIKDGADAVLENIEK, from the coding sequence ATGAAAAGAAGTCAAAAAGAAGGAAAAAATTCAGCTTTAAAAAGAATTATGACAATTTTAGTCATTTTGCTTATGTTTATTCAATGCGGAGCAGCATTTATGGATCAGGAAGAGAAAAATAAGGAATACTCCAAATTATCCGAAATAGCTTTAAAATATGAAAAAAAGGGAGATTTTAAAAAAGCTGAAAAATATTATAAAATGGCTACTGCTTACAATAAATACGGATATTATAAAATAGCGGTAATGTACTATTACAATGTAAACAGAGAAACGGGAATAAAAAAAATGGAGGAAGCCTATAATATACATAAAGTAGTCGATGCTGCAAATTTTTTAGGATATAAGGCATATGAGAAAAACGATATTGCAGGAGCAAAAAAATGGTATACGTTGGCAGCGAAAGACGGAGATTCGGATGCTCAATATGAACTGGCAAGAATATATGAAAATGAAAAAAAATTCGAAGAAGCTGAAAAATGGTATATAGAAGCTGCCGAAAATAATGACAGTGATGCGATGTATAAAGTTATTTTTCTTAATTTTCTCAAGGGTAATAAAGAGAAAGTAAGAGAGTGGAAAAGAAGATTTTTGGGGACAAAAGGTCTTATAGGTATTACAAGAAGCCAGAAAACATGGATAGATTATATGACCGGAAGTGAAAAAGATGAAAAATATTTTTATTTGTCAAGAGAGGCGGAAAATTTTATTGATGAATCAAAATATAAAGAAGCTGAAGAAAAATATATTGAAGCTGAAAAATATTCAGAAAGAGCCTATTTTGAATTAGGTGCATTTTACTATTATGATGTAGGTGATAAAGAAAAAGGAAAAAAAGTTTTGGAGGAGGCTTACAATCGAAAACTTTCCATAGCAGCCTACGCTTTGGGATTAATTTATGAGAGCGAAAAACAGCCTGAAGAAGCATATAAGTGGTATAAGATTGCAGCTGATGAAGGAGATTCATCGGCACAGTATATGGTTGCACTGCATTATTATAAAAAAAAGAATCTGAAAGAAGCTGAAAAATATTATATACTGTCTGCCAATCAGAAAGATGCCGAAGCGATGTATAATCTGATGTTACTTTATTTTGAGGATAAAAAAGACAATCAAAATGCAAAAAAATGGGCAAATAAAATATTGAACGATTCGGGTCTGGAAAATCTGACGTGGGACATAAAAGACGGTGCCGATGCGGTTCTGGAAAATATAGAGAAATAA
- a CDS encoding FAD-dependent oxidoreductase has translation MKVVVIGCTHAGTAAILNLKRINPDVEITVFERNDNISFLSCGIALYVGGVVKDPQGLFYCSPEKLKELNVDTRMKHDVKNVDIKGKKVRVVNMETGIEFNETFDKLIITSGSWPIIPPIKGIDLNNILLSKNFNHSNEIIERAKHSKKIIVVGAGYIGVELVEAFRDNGKEVVLVDAEERILSKYFDKEYTDIAEESFRQRGIVIATGEKVVRFEGENGNVTKVVTDKNEYETDMVIMCVGFVPNTQLFKGQLDMLPNGAIKVDEYMRTSDYDVMAAGDCCSVYYNPLKTYRYIPLATNAVRMGTLAALNLSENKIKHPGTQGTSGIKIYENNMSSTGLTYETAKSEGLDVDFVYAVDNYRPEFMPTYEKVTFKVVYEKSSRRIVGAQLTSKADLTQSINTISVCIQNGMTVEELAFIDFFFQPHYNKPWNFINLAGLNSLK, from the coding sequence ATGAAAGTAGTTGTAATAGGGTGTACACATGCGGGGACAGCAGCAATTCTTAACTTGAAAAGAATAAATCCGGATGTTGAAATAACAGTATTTGAAAGAAATGACAATATTTCGTTCCTTTCATGCGGAATAGCATTGTATGTCGGAGGCGTAGTAAAAGATCCTCAAGGTTTGTTCTACTGTTCGCCTGAAAAATTGAAAGAATTAAATGTAGATACAAGAATGAAACATGATGTTAAAAATGTTGACATAAAAGGTAAAAAAGTTCGTGTAGTAAATATGGAAACAGGAATTGAATTTAACGAAACTTTTGACAAGTTGATCATTACTTCGGGATCGTGGCCTATAATTCCTCCTATTAAGGGGATAGATTTGAATAATATTTTGCTTTCAAAAAACTTCAATCATTCAAATGAAATAATTGAAAGAGCAAAACATTCCAAAAAGATAATTGTTGTAGGTGCGGGATATATCGGAGTGGAACTGGTAGAAGCATTCAGAGATAACGGAAAAGAAGTAGTTCTTGTAGATGCCGAAGAAAGAATTTTAAGTAAATATTTTGATAAAGAATATACGGACATTGCTGAAGAATCTTTCAGACAAAGAGGGATAGTAATAGCTACAGGAGAAAAAGTAGTCAGATTTGAAGGTGAGAACGGAAACGTAACAAAAGTAGTTACAGATAAAAACGAATATGAAACTGATATGGTAATCATGTGTGTAGGATTTGTGCCGAATACACAATTATTTAAAGGACAGTTGGATATGTTGCCTAACGGAGCTATAAAAGTGGATGAATACATGAGAACTAGCGATTATGATGTAATGGCTGCAGGAGATTGCTGTTCGGTTTATTACAATCCTTTGAAAACATACAGATATATTCCTCTTGCGACAAATGCAGTGAGAATGGGAACTTTGGCGGCCTTGAATTTAAGCGAAAATAAAATAAAACATCCGGGAACTCAGGGAACATCAGGAATCAAAATATATGAAAACAATATGTCTTCTACAGGATTAACTTATGAAACAGCAAAAAGTGAAGGATTGGATGTTGATTTTGTTTATGCGGTGGACAACTACAGACCTGAGTTTATGCCTACTTATGAAAAAGTGACTTTCAAAGTAGTATATGAAAAAAGTTCAAGAAGAATAGTGGGAGCACAGTTGACATCAAAAGCTGATTTGACACAGTCTATTAACACTATATCCGTATGTATCCAAAACGGAATGACTGTAGAAGAGCTTGCGTTTATAGATTTCTTCTTCCAGCCTCATTACAATAAACCTTGGAACTTTATAAATCTTGCAGGATTAAATTCTTTGAAATAA
- a CDS encoding MATE family efflux transporter: MDSTVKTVYKKVFTIGLPVSFENMIYSLMNFIDVFMVGVENPVLGLGTAAVAGLGFANQMFMIFMVSLFGMNSGGGILAAQYFGSKDYKNLKKCLGITIIVGFLLSLLFLASGLLMPEAVIGVFSKDTKVINLGARYLRVVAWTYPLIGVGFAFNMQLRAIGQTKYSLYSSIMGLIINMVGNYTLIFGKFGFPALGIEGAAIATIIARIISTSYIIIMIYKMKLPIAGTFSELFTHSWDFVVKMLKISLPVFGHEIMWVSGVSVYVIIYGRMGTEPAAAIQIVKSISNLVFTLIFGLSSGTSAIIGHEIGAGNEENAYRYAVEMLKMSMLIGIIIALFVCAISPLVLRFMGVKPELYALTGKIVLSEGILIIVKTAGTLLIVGILRAGGDTLWTMFADLIPLWLFAIPLTYIAGIKLGLPVALVYLCSGSDEMLKVYPCLRRLKSKKWINNLVINH; this comes from the coding sequence ATGGACAGTACAGTAAAAACAGTATATAAAAAGGTATTTACAATAGGGTTACCTGTTTCATTCGAGAACATGATATACAGTTTGATGAATTTTATAGACGTATTTATGGTCGGAGTGGAAAATCCGGTGTTGGGATTGGGAACAGCAGCAGTAGCAGGATTGGGGTTTGCCAATCAGATGTTTATGATTTTTATGGTGTCGTTATTCGGAATGAACAGTGGTGGCGGAATATTGGCAGCTCAGTATTTCGGAAGCAAAGATTATAAAAATTTGAAAAAATGTCTTGGAATAACCATAATAGTAGGTTTTTTACTTTCATTGTTGTTTCTGGCTTCGGGGCTTCTCATGCCGGAAGCTGTTATAGGGGTATTTTCCAAAGATACGAAAGTTATAAATCTCGGGGCAAGATATTTAAGAGTAGTGGCATGGACATATCCGCTCATAGGAGTGGGATTTGCGTTTAATATGCAGCTGCGTGCCATAGGACAGACAAAATATTCTCTGTATTCGAGCATAATGGGATTAATTATAAATATGGTCGGAAATTATACTTTGATTTTCGGAAAATTCGGATTTCCGGCTTTAGGGATAGAAGGAGCGGCAATAGCGACAATAATTGCAAGAATCATAAGTACATCATACATTATTATTATGATTTACAAGATGAAATTGCCGATAGCAGGAACTTTTTCGGAATTATTTACTCATTCGTGGGATTTTGTTGTTAAAATGCTGAAAATATCATTACCTGTATTCGGGCATGAAATAATGTGGGTATCAGGAGTCAGTGTATACGTTATTATATACGGAAGAATGGGGACAGAGCCGGCAGCAGCTATACAGATAGTAAAATCCATAAGTAATCTGGTATTTACCCTTATATTCGGATTGTCAAGCGGTACTTCAGCAATAATCGGTCACGAAATAGGTGCGGGAAACGAAGAAAATGCCTACAGATATGCAGTGGAAATGCTGAAAATGTCAATGCTTATAGGGATTATAATAGCACTGTTTGTGTGTGCGATAAGTCCTCTTGTATTAAGATTTATGGGAGTAAAACCTGAACTTTATGCTCTTACAGGAAAAATCGTTCTTTCTGAAGGAATACTTATAATTGTCAAAACAGCGGGTACTTTGCTCATAGTGGGTATTTTGCGGGCAGGAGGAGATACTTTGTGGACTATGTTTGCGGATTTGATACCTTTATGGCTTTTTGCGATACCTTTGACTTATATTGCAGGGATAAAACTCGGACTTCCGGTAGCATTGGTTTATTTGTGTTCGGGAAGTGACGAAATGCTGAAAGTATATCCGTGTTTGAGAAGACTTAAAAGCAAAAAATGGATAAACAATTTGGTAATAAATCATTAG
- a CDS encoding MFS transporter produces the protein MKNKVIIYYISQILLFTATSLFNPVSYLFYMDNGLNLSVIGVSISILWIVSGIFEIPFGIFTDKYGTKITMILSNVLSICGLGLLIVRTNVPTLLICAAIFGVSTAANSGCLSSWIVNSLKIELKDSFKQEIIQKVFSRSNIFCSIVSLLFSFLMLQIVYKINKNYPIYLSVIAYIICLLFFVFIFNDEYKNFNRKNSNLTNVVTQYFRIIDKKFLFISLFFTIPFIMDMGPVNQWSIVYRKTNILGFIQIIIVGAFVFGNYIVSKTKIKQEKILKLIILDVVIILLLNFFDKKSIYTGIIFFILHVIINTIILGVNISYLHSDIIKDDANRNTSISTFNFLNSCIVGILLIIQGIFSDKIGMTNTWSLFSVIGAVLYIIMFNRIFIKKGLDVTREEGMYE, from the coding sequence ATGAAAAATAAAGTTATTATTTATTACATATCTCAAATATTACTGTTTACAGCAACATCACTATTTAATCCGGTGTCTTATTTATTTTATATGGATAACGGATTAAATCTTTCGGTAATTGGAGTAAGTATTTCTATATTATGGATTGTATCCGGGATATTTGAAATTCCTTTCGGCATATTTACAGATAAATACGGAACAAAGATAACTATGATTTTATCAAATGTTTTAAGTATTTGCGGATTAGGGCTATTGATAGTTAGAACGAATGTTCCGACATTACTTATATGTGCTGCAATTTTTGGTGTGTCAACTGCTGCCAACTCAGGCTGTTTATCGAGTTGGATAGTAAACAGCTTAAAAATAGAATTAAAAGATTCTTTTAAACAGGAGATTATTCAAAAAGTATTTTCAAGATCTAATATATTTTGCAGCATTGTGTCATTATTATTCTCTTTTTTAATGTTACAAATTGTTTATAAGATTAATAAAAATTATCCGATATATTTATCAGTTATTGCATATATAATTTGTCTATTATTTTTTGTATTTATATTTAATGATGAATATAAAAATTTTAACAGGAAAAATAGTAACTTGACTAATGTAGTAACTCAATATTTCAGAATAATTGATAAAAAATTTCTGTTTATAAGTCTGTTTTTTACAATTCCTTTTATAATGGATATGGGACCCGTAAATCAATGGAGCATAGTTTACAGAAAAACAAATATTTTAGGTTTTATACAAATTATAATAGTCGGTGCATTTGTATTCGGAAATTATATAGTGTCAAAAACTAAAATAAAACAGGAAAAAATACTGAAATTAATAATATTGGATGTTGTAATTATTTTACTTCTGAATTTCTTTGATAAAAAAAGCATCTATACAGGAATTATTTTCTTTATTTTGCATGTAATTATCAATACAATTATTTTAGGAGTAAATATAAGCTATCTGCATTCGGATATTATTAAAGATGATGCTAACAGAAACACTTCAATTTCTACATTTAATTTTTTAAATTCCTGTATAGTCGGAATTTTACTCATCATACAAGGTATTTTTTCAGATAAAATAGGAATGACAAATACCTGGTCATTATTTTCAGTCATAGGAGCAGTTTTGTATATAATAATGTTTAACAGGATATTTATTAAAAAGGGATTGGATGTTACAAGGGAAGAGGGAATGTATGAGTAA
- a CDS encoding endonuclease/exonuclease/phosphatase family protein, with the protein MRNIKRGLIFLLLFCFVFSCNNEKNNNKDSERKGTILIASFNAMRLGEKPKNYEVTAKILSKFDLIGIEEVMHEKGLKKLKAHLIKLTGEEWEYLISDESVGSENYREYYGYIYRKKKFQEVKKIGFYKEKNKNEFMREPYGAYFKAGNFDFVYVICHSIFGDKEKQRLIEAAGYSNVYEYFLNISQESDIIIAGDFNTSADSPAFKNLFEKNNVFYLLNPEENLTTISDTRLANSYDNFFINKERTKEFTGNYGVYNFIKDNNSEIKKYVSDHLLIFSEYSVENDSD; encoded by the coding sequence ATGAGAAATATAAAAAGAGGGTTAATTTTTTTATTATTATTTTGTTTTGTTTTTTCCTGTAATAATGAAAAAAATAATAATAAAGATTCAGAAAGAAAAGGGACGATACTGATTGCGTCTTTTAATGCGATGAGGTTAGGAGAAAAACCTAAAAATTATGAAGTAACGGCAAAAATTCTGTCAAAATTCGATTTAATCGGGATAGAAGAAGTTATGCATGAAAAAGGATTAAAAAAATTGAAAGCCCATTTGATAAAACTTACAGGAGAAGAGTGGGAATATTTGATATCCGACGAGTCTGTAGGAAGTGAAAACTACAGGGAATATTACGGATATATTTACAGAAAGAAAAAGTTTCAGGAAGTAAAAAAGATAGGATTTTATAAAGAGAAAAATAAAAATGAATTTATGAGAGAGCCTTACGGAGCCTATTTTAAAGCGGGAAATTTTGATTTTGTGTATGTTATTTGTCATTCGATTTTCGGAGATAAAGAAAAACAGAGATTGATTGAGGCTGCAGGTTACTCAAATGTATACGAATATTTTTTGAATATATCTCAGGAAAGTGATATAATAATAGCAGGTGATTTTAATACGTCGGCTGACAGTCCGGCATTTAAAAATCTCTTTGAGAAAAATAATGTCTTTTATCTGCTGAATCCCGAGGAAAATCTCACTACAATTTCCGATACAAGACTGGCAAATTCTTATGACAATTTTTTTATAAATAAAGAAAGAACAAAAGAATTTACAGGAAATTACGGAGTTTATAATTTTATAAAAGACAATAACAGTGAAATAAAGAAATATGTTTCAGATCATTTGCTTATATTTTCAGAGTATTCTGTTGAAAATGATTCGGATTGA